A window of the Electrophorus electricus isolate fEleEle1 chromosome 11, fEleEle1.pri, whole genome shotgun sequence genome harbors these coding sequences:
- the tnfaip2b gene encoding tumor necrosis factor alpha-induced protein 2 isoform X1, producing MASCSPNVKFLDRFRFQRNDDENVCPKGKMTVDSLATKDRLISSKISKIQSSFPKLKAFKPFSKKNPQMEHDIQTKEVLLTFKQNLQQNHFARAGQQLIDCEERLFALKQEGVQSSKGIVEEEEDCEEHLKKDFEELLEKIWSTIENSLEVKNKEEIDSLKEAVLALQQEEIQDQRWEGFDEKKCPPWRPRYCKRTHDSLLEKVVKQRMEAAKPDLNCSIKSSIQMDIISKAKQLKSDLLQVATNVKSCYPELNICQYYANLYHQAFSAKIKEIADYGLSDSDCLHILQWVNTHYPRIIKHEALTGMIQYEQLEALLPNKMLEPLEEQFLSSKENELQTWCQKFLSTEEKATPEMKDGCYSSTLAIDVIQCIHGVLTSAQEVLGDHSKTKRMTHQIKEFLIIYHRFLVKVTEDNQKADAVLKASLHCIRQFRDYIIKNADCFPRHIKADCENLLTRMRDTCLGYFTISIHKDLKGKYSKLGTQGWLKNNEHMCSELLEAVDGHIQKLKNLDNTCLTCLKELLSQFHKEVLVEYVRKMMKKKIKLGDEKKLHQAAEALCNNGQKIHTLFTEAGSDMDELKNVLAKLAELLILKDPHCIELQLVSLYTIYPDFSEAHVSAWLHLKANLSASDLKNIKKTFSEFRELESLEGTPESNNKDPFYTCSNFFSKVVVK from the exons ATGGCATCTTGTTCACCAAACGTAAAGTTTTTGGACCGTTTTCGTTTCCAGCGTAATGATGACGAGAATG TCTGTCCTAAAGGAAAGATGACTGTTGATTCACTGGCCACCAAGGACAGACTTATCTCATCCAAAATTTCCAAAATTCAAAGCTCATTTCCGAAACTGAAAGCATTTAAACCATTTTCTAAGAAGAATCCACAAATGGAGCATGACATTCAAACTAAAG AAGTTTTGTTGACCTTTAAGCAGAACCTACAACAGAATCACTTTGCAAGGGCAGGACAGCAGTTGATAGACTGCGAGGAGCGCTTATTCGCACTGAAACAAGAAGGGGTTCAATCCAGTAAAGGTAtagtggaggaagaggaggattgTGAGGAACATctgaaaaaagattttgaagAACTTTTAGAGAAGATATGGTCAACAATTGAGAACTCTCTTGAAGTCAAAAATAAGGAAGAGATTGATTCACTAAAAGAAGCAGTACTAGCCCTACAACAAGAGGAAATACAGGACCAGAGATGGGAAGGATTTGATGAGAAAAAATGCCCGCCATGGAGGCCCAGATACTGTAAACGGACTCATGACTCCCTTCTTGAGAAAGTAGTTAAGCAACGAATGGAAGCTGCAAAACCAGACTTAAACTGTTCCATTAAATCTTCAATTCAAATGGATATCATAAGCAAGGCTAAACAACTTAAAAGTGACCTGCTACAAGTGGCAACAAATGTAAAGAGCTGCTATCCAGAACTGAACATATGTCAGTACTATGCCAATCTATACCATCAGGCCTTTAGTGCTAAGATAAAGGAAATTGCTGACTATGGGCTGAGTGATAGTGACTGCTTGCATATACTACAGTGGGTGAACACACATTATCCCAG AATTATAAAACATGAAGCACTAACTGGGATGATTCAATACGAACAGCTTGAGGCACTGCTACCCAATAAAATGCTAGAGCCACTAGAAGAGCAGTTTCTGAGTTCTAAAGAG AATGAGCTACAGACATGGTGCCAGAAGTTTCTGAGCACAGAGGAGAAAGCTACTCCTGAAATGAAAGATGGGTGCTACTCCAGTACATTGGCCATTGATGTGATTCAG TGTATCCATGGTGTTCTAACTTCAGCACAAGAAGTGTTAGGCGATCATTCCAAAACTAAGAGGATGACACACCAAATAAAAGAATTTCTTATTAT TTACCATCGTTTCCTTGTGAAAGTCACTGAGGATAATCAGAAAGCTGATGCTGTACTGAAAGCCAGCCTTCACTGTATCAGGCAGTTCAG GGATTACATTATAAAGAATGCAGATTGCTTCCCTAGACATATCAAGGCTGATTGTGAAAATTTACTAACCAGAATGAGAGACACCTGCCTTGGTTACTTCACCATATCTATACATAAAGACCTCAAG GGCAAGTACTCTAAATTGGGTACTCAAGGGTGgcttaaaaacaatgaacacatgTGTAGTGAACTGCTTGAAGCCGTGGACGGACACATTCAGAAACTCAAAAACTTGGATAATACATGCCTTACATGCCTTAAG GAGCTACTTAGTCAGTTTCACAAGGAAGTGCTGGTAGAGTATGTGAGGaaaatgatgaagaagaagatcAAACTTGGAGATGAGAAGAAACTACACCAGGCAGCTGAAGCATTATGTAATAACGGCCAGAAAATACATACCCTGTTTACTGAGGCC GGGTCTGACATGGATGAGCTGAAAAACGTCCTGGCTAAATTAGCCGAACTGCTAATACTAAAGGATCCACACTGTATTGAACTACAGCTTGTCAGTCTATACACAATTTACCCTGATTTCAG TGAAGCCCATGTTTCTGCCTGGCTGCATCTTAAGGCGAACCTCTCTGCTTCAGACctcaaaaatatcaaaaagaCCTTCTCTGAGTTTCGAGAGCTAGAGAGTTTAGAAGGAACTCCTGAGAGCAATAATAAAGACCCGTTCTACACCTGCAGTAATTTCTTCTCTAAAGTGGTTGTCAAGTAA
- the tnfaip2b gene encoding tumor necrosis factor alpha-induced protein 2 isoform X2, with amino-acid sequence MTVDSLATKDRLISSKISKIQSSFPKLKAFKPFSKKNPQMEHDIQTKEVLLTFKQNLQQNHFARAGQQLIDCEERLFALKQEGVQSSKGIVEEEEDCEEHLKKDFEELLEKIWSTIENSLEVKNKEEIDSLKEAVLALQQEEIQDQRWEGFDEKKCPPWRPRYCKRTHDSLLEKVVKQRMEAAKPDLNCSIKSSIQMDIISKAKQLKSDLLQVATNVKSCYPELNICQYYANLYHQAFSAKIKEIADYGLSDSDCLHILQWVNTHYPRIIKHEALTGMIQYEQLEALLPNKMLEPLEEQFLSSKENELQTWCQKFLSTEEKATPEMKDGCYSSTLAIDVIQCIHGVLTSAQEVLGDHSKTKRMTHQIKEFLIIYHRFLVKVTEDNQKADAVLKASLHCIRQFRDYIIKNADCFPRHIKADCENLLTRMRDTCLGYFTISIHKDLKGKYSKLGTQGWLKNNEHMCSELLEAVDGHIQKLKNLDNTCLTCLKELLSQFHKEVLVEYVRKMMKKKIKLGDEKKLHQAAEALCNNGQKIHTLFTEAGSDMDELKNVLAKLAELLILKDPHCIELQLVSLYTIYPDFSEAHVSAWLHLKANLSASDLKNIKKTFSEFRELESLEGTPESNNKDPFYTCSNFFSKVVVK; translated from the exons ATGACTGTTGATTCACTGGCCACCAAGGACAGACTTATCTCATCCAAAATTTCCAAAATTCAAAGCTCATTTCCGAAACTGAAAGCATTTAAACCATTTTCTAAGAAGAATCCACAAATGGAGCATGACATTCAAACTAAAG AAGTTTTGTTGACCTTTAAGCAGAACCTACAACAGAATCACTTTGCAAGGGCAGGACAGCAGTTGATAGACTGCGAGGAGCGCTTATTCGCACTGAAACAAGAAGGGGTTCAATCCAGTAAAGGTAtagtggaggaagaggaggattgTGAGGAACATctgaaaaaagattttgaagAACTTTTAGAGAAGATATGGTCAACAATTGAGAACTCTCTTGAAGTCAAAAATAAGGAAGAGATTGATTCACTAAAAGAAGCAGTACTAGCCCTACAACAAGAGGAAATACAGGACCAGAGATGGGAAGGATTTGATGAGAAAAAATGCCCGCCATGGAGGCCCAGATACTGTAAACGGACTCATGACTCCCTTCTTGAGAAAGTAGTTAAGCAACGAATGGAAGCTGCAAAACCAGACTTAAACTGTTCCATTAAATCTTCAATTCAAATGGATATCATAAGCAAGGCTAAACAACTTAAAAGTGACCTGCTACAAGTGGCAACAAATGTAAAGAGCTGCTATCCAGAACTGAACATATGTCAGTACTATGCCAATCTATACCATCAGGCCTTTAGTGCTAAGATAAAGGAAATTGCTGACTATGGGCTGAGTGATAGTGACTGCTTGCATATACTACAGTGGGTGAACACACATTATCCCAG AATTATAAAACATGAAGCACTAACTGGGATGATTCAATACGAACAGCTTGAGGCACTGCTACCCAATAAAATGCTAGAGCCACTAGAAGAGCAGTTTCTGAGTTCTAAAGAG AATGAGCTACAGACATGGTGCCAGAAGTTTCTGAGCACAGAGGAGAAAGCTACTCCTGAAATGAAAGATGGGTGCTACTCCAGTACATTGGCCATTGATGTGATTCAG TGTATCCATGGTGTTCTAACTTCAGCACAAGAAGTGTTAGGCGATCATTCCAAAACTAAGAGGATGACACACCAAATAAAAGAATTTCTTATTAT TTACCATCGTTTCCTTGTGAAAGTCACTGAGGATAATCAGAAAGCTGATGCTGTACTGAAAGCCAGCCTTCACTGTATCAGGCAGTTCAG GGATTACATTATAAAGAATGCAGATTGCTTCCCTAGACATATCAAGGCTGATTGTGAAAATTTACTAACCAGAATGAGAGACACCTGCCTTGGTTACTTCACCATATCTATACATAAAGACCTCAAG GGCAAGTACTCTAAATTGGGTACTCAAGGGTGgcttaaaaacaatgaacacatgTGTAGTGAACTGCTTGAAGCCGTGGACGGACACATTCAGAAACTCAAAAACTTGGATAATACATGCCTTACATGCCTTAAG GAGCTACTTAGTCAGTTTCACAAGGAAGTGCTGGTAGAGTATGTGAGGaaaatgatgaagaagaagatcAAACTTGGAGATGAGAAGAAACTACACCAGGCAGCTGAAGCATTATGTAATAACGGCCAGAAAATACATACCCTGTTTACTGAGGCC GGGTCTGACATGGATGAGCTGAAAAACGTCCTGGCTAAATTAGCCGAACTGCTAATACTAAAGGATCCACACTGTATTGAACTACAGCTTGTCAGTCTATACACAATTTACCCTGATTTCAG TGAAGCCCATGTTTCTGCCTGGCTGCATCTTAAGGCGAACCTCTCTGCTTCAGACctcaaaaatatcaaaaagaCCTTCTCTGAGTTTCGAGAGCTAGAGAGTTTAGAAGGAACTCCTGAGAGCAATAATAAAGACCCGTTCTACACCTGCAGTAATTTCTTCTCTAAAGTGGTTGTCAAGTAA